A single window of Leptospira dzoumogneensis DNA harbors:
- the truB gene encoding tRNA pseudouridine(55) synthase TruB — translation MNPSDLRENQQIRTEFGFLLLDKPIGMTSSDLVLKAKKTLGLKKVGHTGTLDKAASGLMVLPVGTSTSFSQVFLGKDKEYEADVQFGFSTDSGDREGLVVEDWETSKIQKWYQESMPKLEEILSKVSGWEEQIAPEVSALKVQGQRRAKLFREGISVPPSIRKIKIFEFSAGDFCPEGFKLKTRVSGGTYIRKLVMDIAEEAGIPMCLKSLNRTKVGKLKLEQADTYEALLLGKAIIHPPEEILDIPSVEIPSTEVKDVFHGKKIKLDWIPAQEFLLTSPEGEILAYCRREGLPGSLSYKYLKVFSKI, via the coding sequence ATGAATCCCTCCGACTTACGAGAAAACCAACAAATCCGGACTGAATTCGGATTTCTGCTCTTGGATAAACCGATTGGAATGACTTCTTCCGATCTGGTTTTAAAAGCCAAAAAGACTCTCGGACTCAAAAAAGTAGGGCATACCGGTACCTTGGACAAGGCTGCCTCCGGTTTAATGGTCCTTCCTGTAGGCACTTCTACAAGTTTCTCCCAAGTATTTTTAGGAAAAGACAAAGAGTATGAAGCCGACGTTCAGTTCGGCTTCTCCACTGACTCAGGCGACAGAGAAGGTTTAGTGGTAGAAGATTGGGAAACTTCTAAGATCCAAAAATGGTATCAGGAATCCATGCCCAAACTGGAAGAAATTCTTTCCAAGGTTTCCGGTTGGGAAGAGCAGATCGCGCCAGAAGTTTCCGCACTAAAAGTGCAAGGACAAAGAAGAGCAAAATTATTTAGAGAAGGGATCTCTGTTCCGCCAAGCATTCGTAAGATCAAAATATTCGAATTCTCCGCTGGAGACTTCTGCCCGGAAGGTTTCAAATTGAAGACCAGGGTTTCAGGCGGGACTTATATCCGTAAGTTAGTCATGGACATTGCTGAAGAAGCAGGGATCCCGATGTGCCTTAAGTCTTTGAATAGGACCAAGGTGGGCAAACTCAAACTGGAGCAGGCGGATACTTACGAGGCTCTGCTGCTTGGAAAGGCAATCATCCATCCTCCGGAAGAAATTCTGGATATTCCTTCTGTGGAGATCCCCAGCACCGAGGTAAAAGACGTTTTTCACGGGAAAAAGATCAAACTGGACTGGATCCCGGCTCAGGAGTTCCTACTTACCTCTCCGGAAGGAGAGATTTTGGCGTATTGCAGGAGGGAGGGACTTCCTGGCAGCCTTTCTTATAAATATTTGAAGGTCTTTTCTAAAATTTAG
- a CDS encoding M16 family metallopeptidase: MVFLEEKNHKITLGNGLVVLFQRAPYSVSVSMGVYVKVGSRSETLETAGYCHFLEHMLFKDTEKRTAKQQAEDWERVGAYSNAATSREYTYFHATLASRDLELGLELLSEMMFQPLFRDQDIRTEAEVVLEEMKGYEDSPEDAIHDFYYNNLFRENSLGRDIIGTEASIRGVTPSSLRQFYETYYHPENMILSLSGNYEPEFVFDLISKYFSHSVKKGKEGTFETPKKEFGYFRKGNKETEQAYFILGGEGFPRNFHDATRLSLLTHVLGGGMSSRLFQKVREEKGLCYHITSYPSSYRDIGINSIVCSTSKERFAESLELILEEVKLFVDKGVTSQELKDAKTNHEGSLSIGYEHTESRMNNIAFQELYYGKYNSLENRIKEIHSVTEEEINGTVRKIFALPQLHLSVLAKLKPKEEQKIKSIFGSYSY, translated from the coding sequence TTGGTTTTTCTAGAAGAAAAAAATCATAAAATAACATTAGGGAACGGACTTGTAGTCCTTTTCCAAAGAGCTCCTTATTCAGTAAGCGTGTCTATGGGAGTGTATGTAAAAGTAGGATCCAGGTCCGAGACCTTGGAAACTGCAGGTTACTGTCATTTCCTGGAACATATGCTTTTTAAAGACACCGAAAAGCGTACTGCAAAACAACAGGCGGAAGATTGGGAAAGAGTAGGAGCTTACTCTAACGCGGCCACTTCCAGAGAATACACTTACTTTCATGCAACCTTAGCTTCCAGGGATCTGGAACTCGGATTGGAATTACTTTCAGAGATGATGTTCCAACCTTTATTTAGGGACCAAGATATCCGCACGGAAGCGGAAGTTGTTTTGGAAGAAATGAAAGGTTACGAAGATTCTCCGGAAGATGCTATCCACGATTTTTATTATAATAATCTATTCAGAGAAAATTCTCTAGGAAGAGATATTATAGGAACCGAAGCCTCTATCAGAGGAGTGACTCCTTCCAGCCTTAGACAATTTTACGAAACCTATTATCATCCGGAGAATATGATACTTTCTCTTTCCGGAAATTATGAGCCTGAATTCGTATTCGATCTGATCTCCAAATACTTCTCCCATTCGGTTAAAAAAGGGAAAGAAGGAACATTCGAAACTCCTAAAAAAGAATTCGGATATTTCCGCAAAGGGAATAAGGAAACGGAACAGGCTTATTTTATTTTAGGCGGAGAAGGTTTCCCACGAAATTTCCACGATGCTACCAGGCTTTCTCTTCTCACACATGTTTTAGGCGGGGGAATGTCTTCTCGTTTATTCCAAAAAGTCAGGGAAGAAAAAGGACTTTGTTATCATATCACAAGTTACCCTTCTTCTTATCGTGATATAGGGATCAACTCGATCGTATGTTCCACTTCCAAGGAAAGATTTGCGGAAAGTTTGGAGCTGATCTTGGAAGAAGTGAAACTTTTTGTGGATAAAGGAGTGACTTCCCAAGAATTGAAGGACGCTAAAACAAACCACGAAGGAAGTCTTTCCATAGGTTACGAGCATACCGAAAGTAGAATGAATAATATCGCTTTCCAAGAATTGTATTACGGAAAATACAATTCTTTAGAAAACAGGATCAAAGAGATCCATTCAGTAACCGAAGAAGAGATCAACGGGACCGTCCGAAAAATATTCGCATTACCTCAATTACATCTTTCCGTTTTGGCAAAATTAAAACCAAAAGAAGAACAAAAAATTAAATCCATTTTCGGATCTTATTCTTACTAA
- the pnp gene encoding polyribonucleotide nucleotidyltransferase, whose translation MAKTINGQFGRDSITLETGDWAKQAHGSVVYKTGNLVLLATVCAADEPKEGQDFFPLTCEYSEKVYSVGRFPGGYFKREAKPYEHEVLNSRIIDRPIRPLFPEGYFCEVQLQVTVLSADNEISTAGHALNAASAALTISNIPFNGPIAGARVGRINGELVINPGNKEILNSDLDLVVAGTKTHIVMIEGEAKELSNAEMLEALKFAHQHIAKFVELQESWAKELAVVKKEVKLKVKDETLLGEVRKYAFDKISSANKTADKASRNKEISNANKEVVEHFKETVTESEKIKDIKNFLHELEYEIVREQVLKEGVRFDGRKLDEIRNISVEMSPLPGVHGSAVFTRGQTQSLGTVTLGTASDNQRYETLEGQKEKNFMLHYNFPAFSVGEVRRSSGPGRREIGHGNLAERALKLVLPKPDDFPYVIRVVSEILESNGSSSMASVCSGSLALMAAGVPIKSAVSGIAMGLFSDESGRFAVLSDIAGLEDHFGDMDCKIAGTRKGITAFQMDLKVTGVDFNVLDAVFSQAEKARFHILDVMEKSISKAADSVSRTAPKIIVKYIPKDRIGELIGPGGKNIRGIIEASGADINIDDDGKVTIAGANQEQAEKAAGMVEGFFAEVEVGKIYEGKVKRITDFGAFVEILPGKEGLCHISKLDSKRVNSVKDVVKEGEIIRVRVLNVDKTGKIDLSRRDALEV comes from the coding sequence ATGGCTAAAACTATTAATGGCCAATTTGGCCGTGATTCAATCACTCTCGAAACGGGAGATTGGGCGAAGCAAGCCCACGGGTCCGTAGTATATAAAACCGGAAATCTTGTTTTATTAGCAACTGTTTGTGCCGCAGACGAACCTAAAGAAGGCCAAGACTTCTTCCCGCTTACTTGCGAATATTCTGAAAAAGTTTATTCAGTAGGTAGATTCCCAGGCGGATATTTCAAAAGAGAAGCAAAACCTTATGAGCATGAGGTTCTGAACTCAAGGATCATCGACAGACCGATCCGTCCTCTTTTCCCTGAAGGATATTTCTGCGAAGTTCAATTACAAGTAACCGTTCTTTCTGCGGATAATGAAATTTCCACGGCCGGTCACGCTCTAAATGCTGCTTCTGCAGCATTAACGATCTCTAATATTCCTTTCAATGGCCCGATTGCCGGAGCAAGAGTAGGAAGAATTAACGGAGAACTCGTAATCAACCCTGGTAATAAAGAGATCCTGAATTCCGATCTGGACCTGGTAGTTGCAGGGACTAAAACCCATATCGTAATGATAGAGGGAGAGGCAAAAGAATTATCCAACGCTGAAATGTTGGAAGCATTAAAATTTGCCCACCAACATATCGCTAAATTTGTAGAACTTCAAGAATCCTGGGCGAAAGAACTCGCTGTGGTTAAAAAAGAAGTTAAACTCAAAGTAAAAGACGAAACTCTTTTAGGCGAAGTTCGCAAATACGCATTCGATAAGATCTCTTCCGCAAACAAGACCGCTGATAAAGCTTCTCGTAATAAAGAAATCTCTAATGCAAACAAAGAAGTTGTAGAACACTTCAAAGAGACAGTAACGGAATCCGAGAAGATCAAGGACATCAAAAACTTCTTACATGAACTCGAGTATGAGATCGTAAGAGAGCAGGTATTAAAAGAAGGAGTTCGTTTCGACGGAAGAAAGTTGGACGAGATCCGAAATATCAGCGTAGAGATGAGCCCTCTTCCGGGAGTTCACGGTTCTGCAGTATTTACCAGAGGTCAAACCCAGTCTTTGGGAACAGTTACTCTTGGAACTGCATCCGACAACCAACGTTATGAAACATTGGAAGGTCAGAAAGAAAAGAACTTCATGCTTCATTATAACTTCCCCGCTTTCTCAGTGGGAGAAGTAAGAAGATCTTCCGGACCGGGTCGTAGAGAGATCGGTCACGGAAATCTTGCAGAAAGAGCACTTAAACTAGTTCTTCCTAAACCGGATGATTTCCCTTATGTGATCAGAGTTGTATCCGAAATTTTAGAATCCAATGGATCTTCTTCCATGGCTTCCGTATGTTCAGGATCATTAGCCCTAATGGCAGCAGGTGTTCCGATCAAGTCCGCAGTTTCCGGAATTGCAATGGGATTATTCTCGGACGAATCCGGAAGATTTGCAGTATTATCCGATATCGCAGGATTGGAAGACCATTTCGGTGATATGGACTGCAAGATCGCAGGAACCAGAAAAGGGATCACTGCATTCCAAATGGACTTAAAAGTAACCGGTGTTGATTTTAACGTTCTAGATGCAGTATTCTCTCAGGCAGAAAAAGCTCGTTTCCATATCTTGGATGTAATGGAAAAATCCATCTCCAAAGCTGCGGATTCAGTTTCTCGCACAGCGCCTAAAATTATCGTAAAATATATACCTAAAGATCGTATCGGGGAACTGATCGGTCCGGGTGGTAAAAATATCCGTGGGATCATCGAAGCTTCCGGAGCGGATATCAATATAGACGACGATGGAAAAGTGACTATTGCTGGAGCCAACCAAGAGCAGGCAGAAAAAGCTGCAGGCATGGTAGAAGGTTTCTTCGCAGAAGTAGAAGTAGGAAAAATTTACGAAGGCAAAGTAAAACGTATCACCGATTTCGGTGCCTTTGTGGAGATCCTACCAGGTAAAGAAGGACTTTGCCATATTTCCAAATTGGATTCCAAGCGTGTGAATTCAGTTAAAGACGTTGTAAAAGAAGGTGAGATCATCCGTGTCCGCGTATTGAACGTGGATAAAACCGGAAAGATCGATCTTTCCAGAAGAGACGCTCTCGAAGTTTAA
- a CDS encoding type II toxin-antitoxin system VapC family toxin produces MVKLWVLDCSLAAASFLPDEKSPKADQFLQSIGKNVRAVVPTLWWHEFNNVILVSKRRKRLTDSQGKQIVSIFESLPIEFDINLSFEVFRHIQELALNYELSSYDASYLELCIRKGAGIATLDEKVSGVAKKLKIEVFK; encoded by the coding sequence ATGGTAAAACTCTGGGTTTTGGATTGTTCCTTAGCAGCAGCAAGTTTTCTACCGGACGAAAAGTCTCCTAAAGCAGATCAGTTCCTACAATCGATCGGCAAAAATGTCCGCGCGGTCGTCCCTACTCTTTGGTGGCACGAGTTTAATAACGTAATACTCGTTTCTAAAAGGAGAAAAAGACTGACTGATTCCCAAGGAAAACAGATCGTTTCTATCTTCGAATCACTTCCCATCGAATTCGATATCAATCTTTCTTTCGAAGTATTTCGCCATATACAAGAACTGGCTCTGAACTATGAACTTTCTTCTTATGATGCTTCTTACTTAGAACTTTGTATCCGCAAAGGAGCAGGGATCGCCACACTGGACGAAAAAGTTTCTGGGGTAGCTAAAAAATTAAAGATAGAAGTTTTTAAATAA
- a CDS encoding type II toxin-antitoxin system Phd/YefM family antitoxin: MNVNMESVSAFQAKTHLSELLKKVQTGEVFVITHRGKPIAKLVPFSEEIEFDPKEGLSTLKKIRASISSKVNIKEFINEGRKW; this comes from the coding sequence ATGAACGTAAACATGGAATCGGTTTCCGCCTTCCAGGCTAAGACCCATTTATCGGAATTACTCAAAAAAGTACAAACAGGAGAAGTATTTGTGATCACACACAGAGGAAAACCGATCGCTAAACTTGTTCCCTTTTCGGAAGAGATCGAATTCGATCCCAAAGAGGGACTTAGCACATTAAAAAAAATCAGAGCCAGCATTTCTTCGAAGGTAAATATTAAAGAATTTATCAACGAAGGCCGCAAATGGTAA
- the rbfA gene encoding 30S ribosome-binding factor RbfA, with product MNPIRKRKIEAETVRTVAMMILAGKVKDPRVHMVSVHRSELSDDSKNLKVYVTAIVTDKKKEKLLAGLNSASGKFAATLSTKLNLRITPRMSFVWDEEYIQGLDESLRLTRKPTNPD from the coding sequence GTGAATCCGATCCGTAAAAGGAAAATCGAAGCGGAGACGGTTCGGACCGTCGCCATGATGATCCTGGCCGGAAAAGTCAAGGACCCTAGGGTCCATATGGTTTCCGTTCACAGATCGGAACTCTCGGACGATTCCAAAAATCTAAAGGTGTACGTCACGGCTATCGTTACGGACAAAAAAAAGGAAAAATTACTCGCTGGATTAAATAGCGCCTCGGGTAAATTTGCCGCGACTCTTTCCACAAAACTCAATCTTAGGATCACACCTCGGATGAGTTTTGTTTGGGACGAAGAATATATCCAAGGTTTAGATGAATCCCTCCGACTTACGAGAAAACCAACAAATCCGGACTGA
- the dut gene encoding dUTP diphosphatase yields the protein MKIPVKKLKEKALLPEIKTSGSAGYDIAACLDSTLTLPVGEVVLVPTGLSFAIPEGFHFEIRPRSGFSTKFKILIPNTPGTIDSDYRGELMVPLLNLGKEPYLLEDKTRIAQLLIRRTWHTDWELVNELPESERGAGGFGSTGF from the coding sequence ATGAAAATCCCGGTAAAAAAACTAAAAGAGAAGGCTCTTCTTCCTGAGATCAAAACTTCAGGTTCCGCAGGTTATGATATTGCTGCTTGTTTGGATTCCACTCTGACATTGCCTGTGGGAGAAGTCGTTTTAGTTCCTACAGGACTTTCTTTTGCGATTCCGGAAGGATTTCATTTCGAGATCAGACCCCGCTCCGGATTTTCCACTAAATTCAAGATCCTAATTCCGAATACTCCGGGCACAATCGACTCGGATTATAGAGGAGAATTGATGGTGCCTCTTCTCAACCTGGGAAAAGAACCATATCTTCTCGAAGATAAAACTAGGATCGCTCAATTACTCATCCGCCGCACCTGGCATACTGATTGGGAATTAGTGAACGAACTTCCTGAATCGGAAAGAGGAGCGGGCGGCTTCGGTAGCACCGGTTTTTGA
- the rpsO gene encoding 30S ribosomal protein S15 has product MVTTEQKKQIISTFAKGQRDTGSTEVQIALLDAQIKDLNEHFKTHKKDFHSKTGLLKLISKRKRLQEYLKRTDLERYKKLIEALGLRK; this is encoded by the coding sequence ATGGTAACTACGGAACAAAAGAAGCAAATTATTTCCACATTTGCAAAAGGACAAAGGGACACTGGTTCCACTGAAGTCCAAATCGCACTTCTAGACGCTCAGATCAAAGATCTTAACGAGCATTTTAAAACTCATAAGAAAGATTTTCATTCTAAAACCGGTCTTCTTAAACTTATCAGCAAGCGTAAAAGATTGCAAGAATACCTAAAACGTACTGATCTAGAACGTTATAAAAAACTAATCGAAGCTCTCGGACTCCGTAAGTAA